The Vicinamibacterales bacterium sequence CTCCAATGCATTGTAGGCGATTCTGCTTGGCTTGACACAAAAGTGTCGGCGCTAGAGGATCGGGTTTCCTGTGGACAGAGACCCGACCCGAGGTATCCAAGATTGTTATGAGCCTAAATGATGAGAAGCTGAGCCGAAGTACCAGATTTGACCGATTTAGCCAGAGAACCGAATGGCCGATGGCTATTCTGGCTATCAGCCTTGTTCCAATTCTTATCATTGAGAGCGAAGCGGTCGACCCGACCGTGCTAAACATTGCACTCTTATTGAATTGGATAATTTGGTTTGCGTTCTGTGCGGAGTATTTTTCCAAGCTTGTCCTGGCTCCCCAACGACTCAAATTCATTCGCGTCGCATGGTTTGACCTTGCCATTATTTTGCTATCTCCGCCGTTTCTTCCGGCGCTTTTTGAGGGCACCCGTACGTTACGACTACTTCGAGTGCTTCGTCTCCTTCGGGTGCTGGCGGTGGCTGGTCTTGGACTTCGACTCTTACGGAAGCTTCTCGGGCGGCATCAATTTCATTATCTTGGGACAGTTGCTGTTGGCCTCGTGGCTCTTTGCGGCGTGGGTGTCTATTTTCTTGAGCGAAACGAAAATCCCTCAATCGATACTTTTGGGGATGCACTGTGGTGGGCAATCGTGACAGCTACTACCGTCGGATACGGTGATGTTTCTCCTGTGACGATAGAGGGGCGGGTGATTGCCGTCATATTAATGATTGCAGGGATTGGGGTAATTGGTGCGTTTACCGCTACGGTAGCGAGCCTTTTTTTAGAGGATGACGGCTCGAAGGGGCAGGCGAAGATCGACCATCGTCTGGACATAATTGAGACTAAATTAGATCGTTTAATGGTGGAGATTGCTAAGAATAATTCTAGACAGCCTTGAGCTGTAGAATTTTGTCATCTGAAATGCAGCGGTCATGAAGTCAACGCTTGTGTCGCGGCGATATGTAATTCGTGGAAGGGTCCAAGGTGTCGGATTCCGTATCTTTGTACAAAAGGCTGCACGGAAAGAGGGTTTGGATGGGCAGGTGTTGAACCGAGTCGATGGAAGCGTTGAGGCCGTGGCCGTCGGCGGGGTCGAAGCCATCAAGAGGTTCGAGCAGGCCCTCCGCGAGGGGCCACCAAATGCAAGGATTGAGGGTGTCGGGATAACAGACTGCGCACCGACAGGGCTTGGTTCGGGGTTCTCGATTCTGCCATGACACGCATAGAGGGATGCCTACACGTTCCAATGAAGCCCTCCAACTGTCTCTGCTAGACTAATCAAGCCTGGGGAATGCGCGTGTAGCTCAGATGGATAGAGCAACCGCCTCCTAAGCGGTAGGTCCCCGGTTCGAATCCGGGCACGCGCGCCAATTGTTATTACAGTGCTGGCCGATGATTCATCACCATGGCTAGGTATAATAGTTGGAGGTAGATTTACGTTCATCCGAGGGACAGAAATCCATGAAGCGATCTGAGCGACATCATCTAAAAGAGAACGCGTTGGCGGCGAAGATCGCGAGTTTTCAAATGGTCCTTGAAAACCGTAAGCGAGAAATAGCGATCCTTGCATCTCTCGTAATCCTTTTCGCTATTGGTGGTGGTATTTATGTTTCCTATCAACGGGCGGAGCAGGCCAAGGGAACGGATCTACTTGCGGATGCGTTAACTACTGCTTCAGCGCCAGTAATTCCACCGCCTCCACCGCCGGATCCTTCTGATCCAACTTCGATTCCTCCTGCGGCAGCCTTTCAGCCGGGAAGCTTTACTTCTGAGAATCGAAGAGCTGAAGCGGCTTTGGAGAAGTTCATGCTAACAGCTGAAACCTATCCCGAAAGTTTGGCTGGGATAACAGCTAGTTATCACGCAGCAAGCCTTCTTGTCGATTTTGGGCGACGAGATGAAGCGGAGCTGCAATATCAGAGGGTGGTTGATGTTGCGGGAGCAAGTATATACGGACGGATGGCACGTCTTGGTCTGGCCGAAACGAAAATGTATTCGGGCAATGTAGAGGCAGCCATTCAACTGTTCGAGGAAGAGGTCACTTCGGTGGACTCTCAGATGCCCCTAGACGGCCTATTAATGCAATTAGGCCGCGCCTACCTTCTTGCTAACCGTTCCATGGAAGCCAAGGAAAGTTTTGCGCGTATCGTTGACGAGTTTCCGGGGTCTAGCTATGGATTGGTTGCCCAGGCTGAATTGGATAGGTTTGAAATATCTGAAGAAAGTTAGGGTGCGCCGAGGCGATAAGTGAGCAATTTGTAGACGAGTTTTGCGCAGAGAACATTTGGATGCGCAAGTCCAGATATTGGGCACAGTTCCACGACATCGCAAGCGATAACCTCCCGCTCACGAAAAGTTAACCGTAAAATTTGAATTAGTTCGGTCCAAGATAAGCCACCAGGCTCGGGTGTGCCCACGGCAGGCATCACTGCTGGATTGAGTCCATCGCAATCAATGGTGATGTAAACCCTCCGTCGAAGTGTGCTGACGATATCTTCGACCCAGTTGGCTTGATCTCGCATTTTCACGTCGTAGAAGAGCGTTGTGGGAAGGGAATCGGCAATCATAGCCTCTTCAGTTGAAAGGCTGCGAATACCAACTTGGGTGCCGGATGCGTAATCTAGCGATCGGCGCATCGCGCAAGCATGGCTATTTGGGTTACCAAGATACGAGTCTCGCAAATCAGCATGGGCGTCTATCTGAAGAATCGATAGGTCGTCGTAATGGGCGGCGGCGGCAGCGACCAGCGGAGGGGTAATTGAATGCTCGCCTCCGAGGGTTACCAGGAACTTATTGAGACTGATGATGGTCGTGGCGACCCGTTGGATTTCAGCCAGGGCTTCGACTTGATCGGAATAAGGCAGTTCCATCTCTGGAAGGGTGCAGATGCCTTGTGTGTGCACATCGATTCCAAGTTCTTCGTCCCATAATTCCAGCTGGGATGAAGCGCGAAGAATTTCACTCGGCCCTAGTCGCGTTCCGGAAAGATAAGAGACGGTTCGTTCCAAGGGGGCTGGGAGGACCACGGTAGGAGCGTCCGCAAATGTCGCTTGGGGACAGTCGTCACCACCGAATGGCAAGTTATCACCATGCGGATACTCGAATGGCCAACTCACCTCTGTTCCTCGAAGCGGTTACTAGGAAGGAGGTCGCCATCCACTGAGATTCGTGGGCCGTTGAGAGTAAAGACCGAGAATCGGCGGTGTTTTAGAACGTCCGGCATACTCGTGGAGAGGGCAGTCGCAAGGAGTGGCAAAGCGATGGTGGCGTCTGCGTTGACGGTAACTTGGTCGGCGTCGGCAGCGACCTTGCCCCAACTACGGGCCTCATCAAGGGTGGACCCTGAAGCTCCGCCAAAGTGTGGAACGTCAGCAACAATCTGGAGAGCATAGCAGTGACCACCTATTCCGGCACTGTAGAACTCGGCCTGCACACTGGCCTGATTAATAAAGTTCTTTGGGGTACCTCCGCCAAGTACTATCGATGCTGTTCGACGTTTGCGAATAACGAGATTTGCCGATTCGATTATGTCGCCGATCACATCGATTTGAGCCGTCCCTGCTGTTGAGTGTCTACCTTGCGACAAGCCCATGCCGATGGAAGAATCAGCAATTGCGGGACAGAAGATGGGGACGTTCGCTCGATAGGCCGAAGTAAGAATTCCATCCCGCTTGGTTTCGTTCCATAAGTGTTCACCAAGCCTGTAAAGAAGCTCCCTGCTGGTATATGGACGATTATCTAGACCTTCGGAAAAGGCTGCGATCCAGTTATCGTTGTCAATAAATTCGTCCTCGTCCATTAGGGTGTCGTAAACACGATCAATATGCGCGGCCTGTAGGGCTCGATCGTCCGTCTGAGGGGATCCTTGAAAGTGTTGGCGGCCCCGACACTCATGTAAGTCATGATAAAGATTGGCTCCTGTTGAGACGACGCAGTCAACATATCGGTGTGCAATAAGATGGGCCAGAATCATTCTTAGGCCACCGGCGCTGAGTGCACCCGCAACTCCAAGAAAGACCAAGCAATCGTCGGCGAGCATCTTTCTCCAGACCCTGTAAGCTGTGGCTAAATTTCTACCTTGAAAGGAAATTCCAGCCATACGGTCGAGGATTTCCTCACCGGTTAGGTTAGGCTCAACCAAAAAGGGTTCGATTGGGGGACCGAATAAGTCACGTTTATTAGACATACGGCTTCATTCTAGGTTGCCAAGGTTGGGTCGGTCGAGCGCTACTATTCCTCTGACATGTCCCTCTTCAGTTCGGCTAACCAATCAAGAGCTTTTAAAGGAGTTATTTGATCCAGGTCGAGCGTACGTAAACGTTGCCGAATTTGATCATCTGGTCCAGTGCCCTGAAAGAGACCGGGTTGTTCTTGGCTGGGAGCGTTGCTTCCGCTCATTGCGGGTCTGCCGGCGCGAGTTAACTCGTCCCGTTCCAATCCATCCAAGATCTCTCGAGCTCTACGAACAACCTTTTGAGGTAATCCCGCCAAACGGGCCACTTGAATGCCGTAGCTGCGGTCTGAGCGACCTGGAACCACCTTGCGGAGAAAGACGAGGTTGTCGTTGTGCTCCCGAGCGACAACGTGGAAATTTATGACCCCAGGTAAAGCTTCTGCAAGATCAGTCAACTCATGATAGTGAGTCGCGAATAAAGTATGGGGCCGTGCTGACTGATTGGTCGCTAAGTGTTCGGCGACCGCCCAGGCTATGCTGAGTCCGTCGAAGGTTGCCGTTCCGCGGCCGATCTCGTCTAGAAGGACCAAGCTTCGAGGGGTTGCCGTATGTAGGATATGTGCTGTTTCCTCCATTTC is a genomic window containing:
- the speB gene encoding agmatinase; amino-acid sequence: MSWPFEYPHGDNLPFGGDDCPQATFADAPTVVLPAPLERTVSYLSGTRLGPSEILRASSQLELWDEELGIDVHTQGICTLPEMELPYSDQVEALAEIQRVATTIISLNKFLVTLGGEHSITPPLVAAAAAHYDDLSILQIDAHADLRDSYLGNPNSHACAMRRSLDYASGTQVGIRSLSTEEAMIADSLPTTLFYDVKMRDQANWVEDIVSTLRRRVYITIDCDGLNPAVMPAVGTPEPGGLSWTELIQILRLTFREREVIACDVVELCPISGLAHPNVLCAKLVYKLLTYRLGAP
- a CDS encoding deoxyhypusine synthase family protein, producing the protein MSNKRDLFGPPIEPFLVEPNLTGEEILDRMAGISFQGRNLATAYRVWRKMLADDCLVFLGVAGALSAGGLRMILAHLIAHRYVDCVVSTGANLYHDLHECRGRQHFQGSPQTDDRALQAAHIDRVYDTLMDEDEFIDNDNWIAAFSEGLDNRPYTSRELLYRLGEHLWNETKRDGILTSAYRANVPIFCPAIADSSIGMGLSQGRHSTAGTAQIDVIGDIIESANLVIRKRRTASIVLGGGTPKNFINQASVQAEFYSAGIGGHCYALQIVADVPHFGGASGSTLDEARSWGKVAADADQVTVNADATIALPLLATALSTSMPDVLKHRRFSVFTLNGPRISVDGDLLPSNRFEEQR
- a CDS encoding acylphosphatase, producing MKSTLVSRRYVIRGRVQGVGFRIFVQKAARKEGLDGQVLNRVDGSVEAVAVGGVEAIKRFEQALREGPPNARIEGVGITDCAPTGLGSGFSILP
- a CDS encoding potassium channel family protein, producing MAILAISLVPILIIESEAVDPTVLNIALLLNWIIWFAFCAEYFSKLVLAPQRLKFIRVAWFDLAIILLSPPFLPALFEGTRTLRLLRVLRLLRVLAVAGLGLRLLRKLLGRHQFHYLGTVAVGLVALCGVGVYFLERNENPSIDTFGDALWWAIVTATTVGYGDVSPVTIEGRVIAVILMIAGIGVIGAFTATVASLFLEDDGSKGQAKIDHRLDIIETKLDRLMVEIAKNNSRQP